DNA from Cetobacterium ceti:
ATGAAAACATTTAAAGATTTAATTTTATTTAAACCTAATCAATTAATTGAAATAACAGGAGCTCCATTAACAAATCAAGGGATATTAGCATATGATTTTATTTTACACAAGTTACAACAAGAAAACACTGATAATATTATAATATCAGCAACAGAAATAATGGATGCTATAAATGGAAATCGAAATTTTCAAGATTTATATCTATATTTAGATTCTTTACAAAAAATAAGAATTGAAAGTAAAGACTCTAAAGGGAAGTTATGGGGAGCATTTAATTTATTATCAGAATATAAAAAATTAGAAAATGGAATATTTGTTGCAATTCCTCCAAGTATTTATAAAGCTTTAGAAACAAAAGAAAAAACAAAAGATAGTTTATATTACACAACAATAAAATTATTAGAAAAAAGAATTTTTAAATGTTTATACAGTTTAATTTTTTATGATTTTTTTAAAAAATATGAAAATATTAATATTCCAACCTTAACAGTAGAAAACATTAGACAAATAACAGGAACTATAGAAAAATATAAAGAATATAAAATATTTAAAGCTCATGTTTTAAAAAAAGCTTTAATTGAAATTAATAAGTTTGAAACTAAATTTGAGTATTCTTTTGAAGAAAAAAAAATAGGAAGAAAAGTGAATGAAATTAAGTTTATTAGAACTGAGAAAGGCATAGATGATGTTACTCCAGAAAACAAAATATCAGAAAAATTATTAAAAGCTATTGAAAAAGCTCGGAAAAATCGATATATAAATGAATCCTATTCTCAAAAGGCTATGGAGAAAATATTTCAAAAATACGAGGAAAAAGATATTATAAAAGCTCTTAAAGAACTTTACAAATATAATTCAGAAATTAAAAGTTTTTCTAAAATTTTAACTGCAAAAATTGAAGATATAAAAAATTCAAAAATGGATAAAATTAAAGAAAATCAAGGGCATATATTAGGTCAAGAAAAGATTGAAACAGCCTTTAAAAACAATTTTACAGAGCCAAAAAAATCTGATTTAGATATTGAAAAAGAAAAAATATCAAATTTAATAAGAAATAGTGATTTACCAACAAATAAACGAATGAACTTATGGTCTGAACTCGCAAAAATACAAAATTTAAAAGACTTAGAAACATTTAAAAATACATTAGAAAAAAATTAAAGGAGAAATAAAATATGAATAAAAAAAAATATGTTTTACCTAGCATTAGAATTAATAATTTTAAAGGTGCTCCAATAAAAATAAGAGAATATTGGGAAAAATACCT
Protein-coding regions in this window:
- a CDS encoding replication initiation protein, encoding MKTFKDLILFKPNQLIEITGAPLTNQGILAYDFILHKLQQENTDNIIISATEIMDAINGNRNFQDLYLYLDSLQKIRIESKDSKGKLWGAFNLLSEYKKLENGIFVAIPPSIYKALETKEKTKDSLYYTTIKLLEKRIFKCLYSLIFYDFFKKYENINIPTLTVENIRQITGTIEKYKEYKIFKAHVLKKALIEINKFETKFEYSFEEKKIGRKVNEIKFIRTEKGIDDVTPENKISEKLLKAIEKARKNRYINESYSQKAMEKIFQKYEEKDIIKALKELYKYNSEIKSFSKILTAKIEDIKNSKMDKIKENQGHILGQEKIETAFKNNFTEPKKSDLDIEKEKISNLIRNSDLPTNKRMNLWSELAKIQNLKDLETFKNTLEKN